A stretch of Schistocerca nitens isolate TAMUIC-IGC-003100 chromosome 6, iqSchNite1.1, whole genome shotgun sequence DNA encodes these proteins:
- the LOC126262630 gene encoding uncharacterized protein LOC126262630: MSLLKLLGVFCLLSALAHERVHGGLLGGGGAGGGGGGGGGYQYGAPGGGAGGFGGPGAGGFGGPGGGGAFGGGAPGGGALGGYGGGGAGGYGGGGYGGGGYGGGAGGGDLGQPTPYNFQYSVNDAYTGTSFGRQEAGDGSGSVQGQYQVQLPDGRNQLVRYAASDATGFNADVQYQGEPRYPSGGGAGGFGGGAGRYGAGAGGVGGYGGGAGGLGGAGGYGGGAGGYGGGAGGLGGAGGFGGGAGGIGGGAGGYGGGAGGLGGGRGFGGGAGGLGGAGGYGAGAGGLGGGAGGFGGAGGLGGGRGGGAGGAGGYGGAGRYGAGGAGGFGGGAGGFGGGAGGLGGGAGGFGGGRGRGGYGGAGGAGGFGGAGAGGFGGGAGGGGPSGSYLPPFKR; the protein is encoded by the exons CTGTTGGGAGTGTTTTGCCTGCTGTCGGCGCTGGCCCATGAGCGCGTCCACGGAGGATTGCTGGGCGGAGGtggcgccgggggcggcggcggcggcggcggcggctaccAGTACGGCGCGCCCGGGGGTGGAGCAGGAGGCTTCGGAGGACCCGGCGCCGGCGGCTTTGGGGGCCCTGGGGGCGGCGGCGCCTTCGGGGGCGGCGCTCCTGGGGGCGGTGCTCTCGGCGGCTACGGTGGTGGCGGAGCTGGTGGCTACGGAGGCGGCGGCTACGGAGGCGGCGGTTACGGAGGTGGAGCCGGTGGTGGAGACTTGGGACAA CCAACACCGTACAACTTCCAGTACTCCGTGAACGACGCTTACACGGGAACGAGCTTCGGACGGCAGGAAGCTGGTGACGGAAGTGGAAGTGTACAGGGCCAGTACCAAGTCCAACTTCCCGACGGCCGCAATCAGCTCGTACGTTACGCAGCCAGTGATGCCACTGGTTTCAACGCAGACGTTCAGTACCAAGGAGAGCCTAGGTACCCATCCGGCGGCGGCGCCGGTGGATTCGGTGGTGGCGCCGGGAGGTACGGTGCCGGTGCCGGTGGTGTCGGTGGATACGGTGGAGGAGCTGGCGGTCTCGGAGGAGCCGGAGGATACGGTGGTGGAGCTGGAGGATACGGTGGTGGAGCTGGTGGTCTCGGAGGAGCTGGAGGCTTTGGTGGCGGAGCTGGTGGTATAGGAGGCGGAGCTGGAGGATACGGAGGTGGAGCCGGTGGTCTCGGAGGAGGCAGAGGATTTGGCGGTGGAGCTGGCGGTCTCGGTGGAGCTGGAGGCTACGGCGCTGGAGCTGGAGGTCTCGGAGGAGGAGCTGGAGGTTTCGGTGGAGCTGGCGGACTTGGAGGAGGCAGAGGTGGAggtgcgggcggcgccggaggctaCGGCGGTGCTGGAAGATATGGAGCAGGTGGCGCTGGAGGGTTCGGTGGAGGAGCTGGAGGGTTTGGAGGTGGAGCTGGAGGTCTAGGAGGTGGAGCCGGAGGTTTCGGCGGAGGAAGAGGACGTGGTGGATACGGAGGAGCTGGAGGTGCAGGAGGGTTTGGCGGTGCCGGCGCTGGAGGATTTGGTGGAGGAGCTGGTGGTGGTGGCCCATCTGGCTCATACCTGCCGCCATTCAAGAGATAA